A stretch of the Vigna radiata var. radiata cultivar VC1973A chromosome 7, Vradiata_ver6, whole genome shotgun sequence genome encodes the following:
- the LOC106768916 gene encoding histidine kinase 1, which yields MAAKCRHVFDRLQSLSFFTYWKKSTTPTGRRIFHRDVEKEEFQYASTQCLSSYYSVFVVRLAIMAMLAILIGLLTFLTWHFTKIYTTKSLNSLAYDLRYELLQRPILRMWNILNSTSEITTAQVKLSQYVIRSHTTNLPTQADQVEMYDAMRAVTWALFASKKALNSITVKYKNGFVQAFHRDLKENNTFYIYSDLANYSMAASGHNEINSLSSNEAWNDKDIHRNKSAIWYREPLDPVSGEKIGKVMPIAPEDSINIAGISQVPDGVASWHVAVSKFTDSPLLSAALPVWDSSNKSIVAVVGVTTALYSVGQLMQELVELHGGHMYLTSQEGYLLATSTNAPLLSNSTRPPKLKMAVDCENEVIREGARWLQKTYGSNFPQSHELHVENVKLGPQQYYIDSFFLNLKRLPLVGVIIIPRKHIMGQADERAFKTLVILISASLCIIVIGCVCILILTNGVSKEMKLRAELISHLEARRKAEASSNYKSQFLANMSHELRTPMAAVIGLLDILISDDRLTNEQCATVTQIRKCSTALLRLLNNILDLSKVESGKLVLEDAEFDLGRELEGLVDMFSVQCINHNVETVLDLSDDMPKLVRGDSARVVQIFANLINNSIKFTLSGHIILRGWCENPNACSDDTNFPLEQKKSRCSQKNRAKQHENHAKRISNRDNKIVLWFEVDDTGCGIDPSKWESVFESFEQADPSTTRLHGGTGLGLCIVRTLVNKMGGEIKVVKKEGPGTLMRLYLRLSAPMDATEQHCQGDFANKGLVVLLALHGSMGRSVTSKWLQKNGVVSMEASEWNGLTQMLRVLFHARSSAHNNGFDANYSVHENLKSKLLSIQELRNPVFVIAVDIGLLDLSTDIWKEQLNFLHKYFGRAKFVWILKHDSSNTIKMELCRKGHTLTVNKPLYKTKMLHILETITKERSDELQKKNMTTPRATTVKEGYLHESLEIDYTQCDVASSDGSDISETGGSNPVRESGDKQREKVVRSESSSQHKINNLAGLANGYKEDNSPWKEELCESSLKSNNVTANGTPKSSSTKQALFAKGSQGKDSEYGETGSGSSSRRTVSGKKSLEGLRILLAEDTPVIQRVATIMLEKMGAIVVAVGDGQQAVDALNGMPGVEDCRRESMMKERNTRSSQTEILSCPPYDLILMDCQMPKMDGYETTKAIRKSEAGTGFHIPIVALTAHAMSCDEAKCLEVGMDAYLTKPIDFKLMESTILSLTRRTSPTFV from the exons ATGGCTGCCAAGTGCAGACACGTTTTTGATAGATTACAGAGTTTGAGTTTTTTCACTTATTGGAAGAAAAGCACCACACCAACAGGCAGACGAATTTTCCACAGGGATGTGGAAAAGGAAGAATTCCAGTATGCCAGTACTCAATGTCTCTCATCCTACTACAGTGTCTTTGTGGTTCGTCTAGCAATCATG GCGATGCTAGCCATCTTGATTGGTCTGCTCACTTTCCTCACATGGCATTTCACAAAGATTTATACGACAAAATCTCTTAACAGCTTGGCATACGACCTCCGTTATGAACTTCTGCAACGCCCCATCTTGAGGATGTGGAACATTCTGAATTCTACTTCTGAAATTACTACTGCTCAGGTTAAGCTGTCGCAGTATGTGATCAGAAGCCACACCACCAACCTTCCCACTCAAGCAGACCAAGTTGAG ATGTACGACGCGATGAGAGCTGTGACGTGGGCACTGTTTGCCAGTAAAAAAGCTCTGAATTCAATAACTGTCAAATACAAGAATGGATTTGTCCAAGCATTCCATAGAGACCTGAAGGAAAACAACACCTTCTACATATATTCTGATCTTGCAAATTACTCCATGGCTGCCAGTGGCCACAATGAGATCAATTCGCTTTCATCGAACGAAGCTTGGAATGATAAAGACATTCACAGAAACAAGTCTGCAATCTGGTATCGGGAACCGCTTGATCCTGTCAGTGGAGAGAAGATCGGAAAAGTAATGCCAATTGCACCAGAAGATTCCATCAATATAGCAGGCATCTCCCAAGTACCTGATGGTGTAGCTTCGTGGCATGTTGCTGTTAGCAAGTTTACAGATTCACCATTGCTTTCTGCGGCATTGCCAGTTTGGGACTCTTCAAATAAAAGCATCGTGGCAGTTGTGGGTGTCACAACTGCACTTTATAGTGTGGGACAGCTCATGCAAGAGCTGGTTGAGTTGCACGGTGGTCACATGTATTTGACCTCCCAAGAGGGTTACTTACTTGCAACTTCCACAAATGCACCTCTACTGTCAAATTCTACAAGGCCTCCGAAGCTTAAGATGGCTGTTGACTGTGAAAATGAAGTAATAAGAGAGGGAGCACGGTGGCTACAGAAAACCTATGGCAGCAATTTCCCTCAAAGTCATGAACTTCATGTAGAGAATGTCAAGCTAGGTCCCCAGCAATATTACATCGACTCATTCTTCCTTAACTTGAAGAGACTTCCTCTG GTGGGTGTAATCATCATACCCAGAAAGCATATCATGGGGCAGGCAGATGAAAGAGCCTTCAAAACATTGGTTATTCTTATATCTGCATCGTTGTGTATTATTGTCATTGGATGTGTTTGCATTTTGATACTGACAAATGGAGTGTCAAAGGAAATGAAACTAAGAGCAGAACTCATCAGCCACCTGGAAGCAAGAAGGAAGGCAGAGGCATCAAGCAACTATAAAAGTCAATTTCTTGCAAATATGAG TCATGAATTGAGGACACCAATGGCAGCAGTAATCGGGTTACTCGACATTCTTATATCTGATGACCGTCTCACAAATGAGCAATGTGCAACAGTTACTCAAATAAGAAAATGTTCAACTGCCCTGCTTCGTCTACTTAATAACATTTTGGACCTGAGCAAG GTGGAATCTGGAAAATTGGTCCTAGAAGATGCAGAATTTGATTTGGGGCGGGAACTTGAAGGGCTTGTAGATATGTTTTCTGTGCAGTGCATCAACCACAATGTAGAGACTGTTCTAGACTTGTCTG ATGATATGCCAAAGCTAGTTCGAGGTGATTCTGCTAGGGTAGTTCAAATTTTTGCAAATTTGATCAATAACTCAATTAAGTTTACTCTAT CCGGTCACATTATTCTGAGAGGATGGTGTGAAAACCCAAATGCTTGCAGTGATGATACGAATTTTCCACTAGAGCAAAAGAAATCACGGTGTTCACAGAAGAACAGAGCAAAACAACATGAAAACCATGCAAAGAGGATTTCCAATAGAGATAACAAAATAGTACTTTGGTTTGAAGTTGATGACACAGGCTGTG GTATTGATCCAAGTAAATGGGAATCCGTGTTTGAAAGCTTTGAGCAAGCTGATCCATCAACTACTAGACT GCATGGAGGCACGGGTCTTGGTCTTTGCATTGTCAGAACCTTG GTTAACAAGATGGGTGGAGAAATCAAGGTTGTCAAAAAGGAGGGCCCAGGAACACTTATGCGATTATACTTGCGTCTGAGTGCACCTATGGATGCCACAGAACAACATTGTCAAGGAGATTTTGCTAACAAAGGCTTAGTG GTACTTCTTGCACTACATGGCAGTATGGGTAGATCTGTTACATCTAAGTGGTTACAGAAAAATGGGGTAGTGTCTATGGAGGCATCAGAATGGAATGGATTAACACAAATGCTTAGGGTACTCTTTCATGCTAGAAGTTCAGCTCATAATAACGGTTTcgatgcaaattattcagtgcATGAAAATTTAAAGTCGAAACTACTGAGCATTCAGGAATTGAGGAACCCAGTTTTTGTGATTGCTGTTGACATTGGACTACTTGACTTGAGCACAGATATATGGAAGGAACAGCTTAATTTCCTTCACAAATACTTTGGGAGAGCGAAATTCGTGTGGATACTAAAGCATGACTCCTCCAATACCATAAAGATGGAGCTTTGCAGGAAAGGGCATACACTGACAGTGAACAAACCCCtctacaaaacaaaaatgcttCATATTTTGGAAACCATTACAAAAGAAAGGAGTGACGagttacaaaagaaaaatatgactaCTCCGAGAGCTACTACAGTGAAAGAGGGTTATTTGCATGAGAGTCTTGAGATTGATTATACTCAATGTGATGTTGCAAGCTCGGATGGTTCTGACATTTCAGAAACGGGAGGTTCTAATCCTGTTCGTGAAAGTGGAGATAAACAAAGAGAGAAGGTAGTGAGATCTGAATCATCATCACAACACAAGATAAATAATTTAGCTGGATTAGCAAATGGATATAAGGAAGATAATAGTCCTTGGAAGGAAGAGTTATGTGAGAGCAGCCTCAAGTCTAACAATGTCACTGCGAATGGCACACCAAAATCATCCTCCACTAAACAAGCATTGTTTGCAAAAGGCAGTCAAGGTAAAGACTCTGAATATGGCGAAACAGGAAGTGGGAGTAGCTCGAGAAGAACAGTGAGTGGAAAGAAATCTCTTGAAGGTCTGAGGATATTGCTTGCAGAAGACACACCAGTAATTCAAAGGGTTGCAACCATAATGCTTGAAAAAATGGGAGCCATTGTTGTAGCTGTAGGTGATGGACAACAAGCAGTGGATGCTCTGAATGGCATGCCTGGAGTTGAAGATTGTAGAAGGGAGTCTAtgatgaaagaaagaaacacaAGATCATCTCAAACTGAGATTCTCAGTTGCCCTCCGTATGACTTGATCCTAATGGATTGTCAG ATGCCAAAGATGGATGGATATGAGACAACAAAAGCAATCAGGAAATCAGAAGCGGGAACTGGTTTTCACATTCCAATTGTTGCTCTTACAGCTCATGCAATGTCATGTGATGAAGCCAAGTGCTTAGAGGTTGGCATGGATGCTTATTTAACAAAGCCAATTGACTTCAAACTGATGGAGTCCACCATTCTTTCACTCACAAGAAGGACATCTCCGACTTTTGTTTGA